In Pseudobdellovibrionaceae bacterium, the following proteins share a genomic window:
- a CDS encoding HD domain-containing protein: MVVMAQLYKKVIFDNIHGYITLNRVEARILESAYYQRLRWIRQLGFSFYIFPGATHTRHAHALGVLHVMDRILRSIGLAVPEDKLFNPKAHDEKTTFHRMMRLAAMLHDIGTFPFSHTTEIAYIAHWRHQQKVGKTKYVANHENLGSRIIQNTDFEGGVTKILKEEGIDPQELSRVIAGESSRLLANQLMHSDVDADRMDYLTRDALHTGVKIGIFDMDMLIRSLTLHEEKGQEILCIKEDAMNVVDSFLISRYLWYSQIINDGTGYKFDLIAAKIFEYFLENGLAYSFEHLMDRVIQHPNEYFTFNDSYFMAKLHEYLAGRIMHPMIRELSEMLARRIPPAQVKVAPVVPTLIESEDHRKQLVKETQSAMDWLTNEIKQIDPEAWVICDIPTRDVMFTQNMDTLRRRFKSGKEVLSSRDPAKVLTRHDEPRLLVEIPNSLMSILSQYRNFIPRVYLSPKVYEVLKQKKILEKMREQNFSNHK; the protein is encoded by the coding sequence ATGGTTGTCATGGCTCAGCTCTACAAAAAAGTCATCTTTGACAACATCCATGGCTATATCACTTTGAATCGGGTGGAAGCCCGCATTCTGGAATCCGCCTATTACCAAAGACTGCGGTGGATTCGCCAGTTGGGATTTAGCTTTTACATTTTCCCCGGTGCCACTCACACCCGACACGCTCATGCCCTTGGCGTACTTCACGTCATGGATCGCATTCTTAGGAGCATTGGTTTGGCCGTTCCAGAAGACAAACTCTTTAACCCCAAGGCCCATGATGAAAAGACGACCTTCCACCGCATGATGCGGCTGGCAGCCATGCTTCACGATATTGGCACCTTCCCATTTTCTCACACCACCGAAATTGCCTATATCGCCCATTGGAGACATCAACAGAAAGTGGGAAAAACCAAGTATGTCGCCAATCATGAAAACCTTGGCAGCCGCATCATCCAAAACACCGACTTTGAAGGTGGCGTAACCAAAATCCTCAAAGAAGAAGGCATTGACCCCCAAGAGCTTTCGCGAGTCATTGCCGGCGAAAGCTCCCGCCTTCTGGCCAACCAGCTCATGCACTCAGATGTGGATGCGGACAGAATGGACTACCTCACCCGCGATGCCCTGCACACCGGAGTTAAAATCGGCATTTTCGATATGGATATGCTGATTCGTTCTCTGACTCTTCATGAAGAGAAGGGGCAAGAAATATTATGTATCAAAGAGGACGCCATGAATGTGGTCGATTCCTTTTTGATCTCTCGCTACCTTTGGTATTCGCAAATCATCAATGACGGAACCGGGTACAAATTTGACCTGATCGCCGCCAAGATTTTTGAGTACTTTCTGGAAAATGGTTTGGCTTACTCCTTTGAGCACTTGATGGACCGAGTCATCCAACACCCCAACGAGTATTTTACCTTCAATGACTCTTACTTTATGGCCAAACTCCACGAGTACCTCGCCGGCCGTATCATGCACCCCATGATCCGCGAGCTGAGCGAAATGCTCGCCCGGCGGATTCCTCCGGCCCAGGTCAAGGTGGCCCCCGTGGTGCCCACCCTCATTGAGAGCGAAGACCACCGCAAGCAACTGGTCAAGGAGACCCAATCCGCAATGGATTGGCTCACTAATGAAATCAAGCAAATCGATCCCGAGGCCTGGGTCATTTGCGATATTCCCACTCGCGATGTGATGTTCACCCAAAATATGGACACTTTGCGAAGGCGCTTTAAATCAGGCAAGGAGGTTCTCTCCTCCCGCGACCCGGCCAAGGTCCTCACTCGTCACGATGAACCGCGCCTGCTTGTGGAAATCCCCAACTCCCTGATGAGTATTCTAAGCCAGTACCGAAACTTTATTCCCCGGGTTTACCTAAGTCCAAAGGTCTATGAAGTTTTAAAACAAAAAAAGATTCTTGAAAAAATGCGTGAACAAAACTTTTCAAACCACAAATAG
- a CDS encoding XRE family transcriptional regulator, translated as MRYPSKKTLKEMDRKLKGAEGTLMVGPSSSPAEKFRWELCQILVKYMTEKNLSQVEFAKLLGIDQSRISEIVNHRIDKVSTDKLIAYNEKINPKVEFRIAR; from the coding sequence GTGCGTTATCCAAGCAAGAAGACGTTAAAAGAGATGGATAGGAAGCTTAAAGGAGCTGAGGGCACATTGATGGTCGGCCCTAGTTCGTCTCCCGCAGAAAAGTTTCGTTGGGAATTATGCCAGATTCTTGTGAAGTACATGACTGAGAAGAATCTTTCCCAGGTGGAGTTCGCCAAACTGTTGGGAATTGATCAATCTCGAATCAGCGAGATCGTGAATCATCGGATCGACAAGGTTTCGACCGATAAGCTGATCGCCTATAACGAGAAGATCAACCCAAAAGTAGAATTTAGGATAGCCCGTTAG
- a CDS encoding RHS repeat-associated core domain-containing protein encodes MIEVNLPSGKNIEYQIDGEGRRLAKKVNGLVEKYFVHDFNGRLIAELNPAGSVTAQFVYVTQSHSPDMMIKNATEYRFVKDHLGSIRAVVNSQTGVIEQRMSYDEFGVVMTDSNPGFQPFGFAGGHYDHETQLVRFGARDYMASVGRWTAKDPIRFKGEDTNLYSYVRNAPMILTDQDGLIATPEGPNEGGGNVPAGPETSEIAYGHKCVSDNNMYYCTAAPELCKNLLPGFPNSDPSNCMRACLQRKENENNSNYNSACEDKGNKINEFVKHEISIHVECEKSCASTLY; translated from the coding sequence TTGATCGAAGTCAATTTGCCCAGTGGAAAAAACATCGAGTACCAGATCGACGGCGAAGGCAGGCGGCTTGCCAAGAAAGTAAATGGTCTAGTTGAAAAGTACTTCGTCCATGATTTTAACGGCAGGCTCATTGCAGAGCTTAATCCTGCAGGCAGTGTCACGGCTCAGTTCGTTTACGTCACCCAAAGCCACTCGCCAGACATGATGATTAAAAATGCCACCGAGTACAGATTTGTCAAAGATCACTTGGGAAGTATCAGAGCTGTGGTAAACTCGCAAACAGGAGTGATTGAGCAGCGAATGAGCTACGATGAGTTTGGTGTTGTTATGACAGATTCCAATCCCGGCTTTCAGCCCTTTGGCTTTGCGGGTGGGCATTATGACCATGAGACTCAGCTTGTGAGGTTTGGGGCCAGAGACTATATGGCCTCCGTTGGAAGGTGGACGGCTAAGGATCCGATCCGGTTCAAGGGCGAGGACACTAATCTGTATTCTTATGTTCGGAACGCACCAATGATTTTGACAGACCAAGATGGCTTGATTGCTACTCCAGAGGGTCCCAATGAGGGCGGCGGGAATGTACCTGCCGGTCCTGAAACTAGTGAAATAGCATATGGGCACAAATGTGTAAGCGACAACAATATGTACTATTGTACAGCGGCGCCCGAGCTCTGCAAAAACCTGCTTCCTGGATTCCCAAACTCTGATCCGTCGAACTGTATGAGGGCTTGCCTACAACGAAAAGAGAATGAAAACAACAGCAATTACAATAGTGCCTGCGAGGACAAGGGCAATAAAATTAATGAATTCGTAAAGCACGAGATCTCTATTCACGTTGAGTGCGAAAAATCATGTGCCTCCACTCTATATTGA
- a CDS encoding TIGR02147 family protein, with protein MGANCVLPSLFQFGSYREYLKQFYEYSKKVTPGFSYAYFSNRAGLPSPNYLQMIMTGRRNLTVDNIHRFATALDFGEEEREFFETLVHWEQTEEPTAKGFYRRRLDRLRPKDQPETRALTRANALFREWYHPVVWVAAEGKTRDEVVELGGSLKLSPEQMSQALDQLGEEGLLVENAERKYQLVADHLQARDSNSMKLLQKEYLGKQLDLSKWAWRNRYGKEGVFLSHTFTLDIDDYAQFSSQMTEFLSSLVAQADQKKSNNISQINVQMFSLSGQNLNKLFKEPEGNC; from the coding sequence ATGGGCGCAAACTGCGTTTTGCCGTCTCTATTTCAATTCGGCTCCTATAGGGAGTATTTAAAGCAGTTTTACGAGTACTCCAAAAAAGTGACGCCGGGGTTTTCATACGCCTATTTTTCAAATCGGGCAGGGCTTCCTTCGCCCAATTACCTGCAGATGATTATGACGGGAAGGCGCAACCTCACCGTCGACAATATTCATCGCTTTGCCACGGCATTGGACTTTGGCGAAGAGGAAAGGGAGTTTTTTGAGACTCTCGTCCACTGGGAGCAAACCGAAGAGCCCACCGCCAAGGGTTTTTACCGCAGGCGACTAGATCGCTTGCGTCCAAAAGACCAGCCGGAAACGAGGGCTCTGACCCGAGCCAATGCTCTGTTTCGCGAATGGTACCATCCCGTAGTATGGGTGGCGGCCGAAGGTAAAACCCGGGACGAAGTGGTGGAGCTGGGTGGTAGCCTTAAACTCTCACCTGAGCAAATGTCACAGGCCTTGGATCAATTGGGTGAAGAAGGCTTGCTAGTTGAAAATGCCGAGAGGAAATACCAGTTGGTTGCCGATCATTTACAGGCTCGGGATTCGAATTCCATGAAGTTGCTGCAGAAAGAATACTTAGGCAAACAATTGGATCTTTCCAAGTGGGCTTGGCGCAATCGCTACGGAAAAGAGGGGGTCTTTCTCTCTCATACCTTTACTTTGGATATAGACGACTACGCTCAGTTTAGCTCGCAAATGACCGAGTTCTTGAGCTCTCTGGTGGCCCAGGCGGACCAGAAAAAATCCAATAATATTAGCCAGATCAATGTTCAGATGTTTTCCCTTTCAGGGCAAAATCTGAACAAATTGTTCAAGGAACCTGAAGGGAACTGTTGA